A DNA window from Vigna angularis cultivar LongXiaoDou No.4 chromosome 1, ASM1680809v1, whole genome shotgun sequence contains the following coding sequences:
- the LOC108325101 gene encoding ABC transporter G family member 1, whose protein sequence is MTSSSSVHCDFLMQEENILEESSRNKPTPHMLIAEEAEGDDTKSIEMSVRVQGAKEDITVTWENLWVTVSSGNKKKPILQDLTGYASPGRILAIMGPSGCGKSTLLDSLAGRLSSPMKHSGKILINGQKQTLAYGTSGYVTQEDAMLSTLTAGETLYYSAQLQFPDSMSTAEKKEQADITLREMGLQGAINTRVGGWGSKGLSGGQKRRLSICIEILTRPRLLFLDEPTSGLDSAASYYVMSRIATLNLRDGIRRTIVTSIHQPSSEVFELFHDLCLLSSGETVYFGPASGANQFFSSNGFPCPTLHNPSDHYLRIINKDFEQDVEEGFGKGVSTEKAIDTLVKSYRMSQVRKQVKSEVKKIVESDSCETRKNRIHAAFPTQCLVLTRRSSLQFFRDISNYWLRLIVFIVIAISIGSIFYNIGTDNGSIQGRGSLLIFFVSVLTFMTLVGGFSPLLEEMKVFGRERLNGHYGVTAFLIGHTFSAVPYMVLISVIPGGIVYHLCGLHKGIDCFFYFTCLLFSIVMWVESLMLVIGSICPNYVIGMFLAGGVEGLMILTGGFYRLPNDLPKPLWKYPFYYVSFLKYALQGSFKNDFDGLTFSVNLEGGGTANISGREVLSETWHVEMGHSKWVDLAIMFGMIVLYRVLFLLITKFKEKFKPFLASITLRP, encoded by the exons ATGACCAGTTCGAGTTCCGTTCACTGTGATTTTCTCATgcaagaagaaaatattttagaggAGAGCAGCAGAAATAAACCTACTCCGCATATGCTCATAGCAGAAGAAG CTGAAGGTGATGACACCAAGTCGATAGAAATGAGTGTAAGAGTTCAGGGAGCGAAGGAGGACATAACAGTGACATGGGAGAATTTGTGGGTCACTGTTTCAAGTGGAAACAAAAAGAAGCCAATTCTGCAGGATCTTACAGGTTATGCTAGCCCAGGGAGGATTCTGGCCATAATGGGTCCTTCAGGATGTGGAAAATCTACCCTTCTTGATAGTTTAGCAG GAAGATTGAGCTCACCAATGAAGCATTCAGGGAAGATTCTAATAAATGGCCAGAAACAAACACTGGCCTATGGGACATCA GGCTATGTAACACAAGAAGATGCTATGCTGTCAACTTTAACAGCTGGGGAAACTTTATACTACTCTGCTCAGCTTCAGTTTCCAGATTCCATGTCCACAGCAGAGAAGAAGGAACAGGCAGATATCACACTCAGAGAAATGGGTCTGCAAGGTGCCATTAACACAAGGGTTGGAGGGTGGGGTTCTAAAGGTCTGAGTGGGGGACAAAAGAGGAGACTTAGCATCTGCATTGAGATTCTAACACGGCCAAGACTCCTTTTCCTTGACGAACCGACAAGTGGACTTGATAGTGCAGCTTCCTATTATGTTATGAGTAGAATTGCAACTCTAAATCTAAGAGATGGAATTCGAAGGACTATTGTTACTTCCATCCATCAGCCAAGCAGTGAAGTCTTCGAACTTTTTCATGATCTCTGTCTTCTGTCTTCAGGCGAAACTGTATATTTTGGTCCAGCCTCTGGTGCAAATCAG TTTTTTTCTTCAAACGGTTTCCCATGCCCAACTCTCCACAATCCTTCTGATCACTACTTAAGGATCATAAATAAAGATTTCGAACAG GATGTTGAAGAAGGCTTTGGTAAGGGAGTTAGTACAGAAAAAGCAATCGATACCCTTGTAAAGTCTTACAGGATGTCTCAAGTAAGAAAACAAGTTAAAAGCGAGGtgaaaaaaatagttgaaaGT GATTCTTGTGAAACAAGGAAGAACAGGATTCATGCTGCATTTCCTACTCAATGCCTTGTTCTTACAAGAAGATCTTCATTGCAATTCTTTCGTGACATAAGCAATTACTGGCTACGTCTAATTGTCTTTATTGTAATAGCTATAAGCATTGGATCTATCTTCTATAACATAGGCACAGACAATGGATCTATACAG GGGAGAGGTTCTCTGctcatattttttgtttcagttCTGACTTTCATGACCCTTGTCGGTGGATTTTCTCCACTGTTGGAGGAAATGAAG GTATTTGGACGAGAGAGATTGAATGGACACTATGGTGTGACAGCATTTCTGATAGGCCACACATTCTCTGCTGTTCCTTACATGGTACTGATCTCTGTTATTCCTGGAGGAATAGTGTACCACCTTTGTGGATTGCACAAGGGAATAGATTGTTTCTTCTACTTCACTTGTTTGCTATTTTCCATAGTGATGTGGGTTGAGAGTCTCATGTTGGTGATCGGTAGCATCTGCCCGAACTATGTAATAGGCATGTTCCTTGCTGGTGGAGTTGAAGGACTCATGATTCTAACAGGTGGATTCTACAGACTGCCAAATGATCTTCCGAAGCCATTGTGGAAGTACCCTTTCTACTATGTTTCATTCCTCAAATATGCGCTCCAAGGGTCCTTCAAGAATGACTTTGATGGCCTAACATTTTCAGTGAACCTAGAAGGAGGAGGAACTGCAAACATTAGTGGTAGAGAAGTTCTATCAGAAACATGGCACGTGGAAATGGGTCACTCTAAGTGGGTTGATCTTGCAATCATGTTTGGAATGATTGTTCTGTATCGAGTTCTGTTCTTGCTCATCACTAAGTTCAAGGAGAAGTTCAAGCCTTTTCTTGCCTCCATTACTCTTCGACCATGA